A DNA window from Paenibacillus sp. HWE-109 contains the following coding sequences:
- a CDS encoding spore germination protein yields the protein MTKPNDENMISGNLIRDEARLRALFDKCDDIVFRSFRLGDDSGALLVFIDGMVDEQRIESELLKPLLSCQQPSEVWKKDKWAWLVYKVLPTEKIAIKMREDQAVEALLSGDVLLLVDGVPGSLLIGMYAIVTRSIEEPESEPVIRGPRDGFTECLQINATLIRRRLRTAKLKSESFHVGTLSRTKVSVMYVEGIAKHLLIDEVKARIQSIEIDVVLESGYIEELLTDNRYSIFPQLMTTERPDRATAMLAEGRVVILVDNTPFILIAPATSHEMIQAAEDYSQNFIVVTATRWLRLCLSLIALIFPSMYIAITTMHQEMLPSDLLLSIASSREAVPFPAIVEAVIIELAFEGLREAGIRLPRQVGQAVSIVGALVIGQAAVQAGLVTSSLVIVVSATGIASFIFPTYNLGLSIRFLRFPLMIIAGILGLYGIFLFLLALLIHLTKLKSFGVPYLSSAAATNSAGLKDVLMRLPWWKRTKGN from the coding sequence GTGACAAAACCAAACGATGAGAACATGATTTCGGGGAACTTAATCAGGGATGAGGCACGACTGCGTGCCCTTTTTGACAAATGTGATGATATCGTGTTTCGGAGCTTTCGATTGGGAGATGACAGCGGAGCACTTCTTGTATTTATTGACGGTATGGTGGATGAGCAGCGGATCGAATCCGAATTGCTCAAACCTTTACTGTCCTGTCAGCAGCCAAGTGAAGTTTGGAAAAAAGATAAATGGGCTTGGTTGGTTTACAAGGTGCTTCCAACGGAAAAGATCGCAATCAAAATGCGGGAGGATCAGGCAGTGGAAGCGCTATTAAGCGGGGACGTACTTCTGCTGGTCGATGGCGTGCCAGGTTCTCTCTTGATTGGCATGTATGCGATCGTTACGAGATCCATTGAAGAGCCGGAATCAGAACCCGTTATCAGAGGTCCCCGGGATGGCTTTACGGAGTGCTTACAGATTAATGCGACATTAATCCGGCGCAGGTTGAGAACGGCCAAGTTAAAAAGTGAATCGTTTCATGTAGGTACCCTATCGCGAACCAAAGTAAGTGTCATGTATGTGGAGGGTATCGCGAAGCACCTACTCATTGATGAAGTGAAAGCAAGGATCCAGAGTATTGAAATCGATGTGGTGCTAGAAAGTGGATATATCGAAGAATTGTTGACGGATAACCGGTACTCCATCTTTCCGCAATTAATGACCACCGAGCGCCCGGATCGGGCTACCGCCATGCTGGCCGAAGGAAGAGTGGTAATACTCGTTGATAATACGCCATTCATCCTGATAGCACCAGCGACTTCGCATGAGATGATTCAAGCCGCGGAAGATTATAGTCAGAATTTCATCGTGGTTACAGCAACACGTTGGCTGCGATTATGTTTGTCGTTAATAGCCCTAATCTTTCCTTCCATGTATATAGCGATAACTACCATGCATCAAGAAATGCTGCCGAGCGATCTTCTGCTGAGCATTGCTTCTTCCCGCGAGGCTGTCCCGTTTCCAGCTATTGTGGAAGCCGTTATTATTGAACTTGCTTTTGAAGGATTAAGAGAAGCTGGCATACGACTTCCTCGCCAAGTGGGGCAAGCGGTTAGTATTGTAGGAGCCTTGGTCATTGGACAAGCAGCTGTGCAAGCTGGTCTCGTAACATCCTCTCTCGTTATTGTTGTGTCTGCGACAGGAATAGCCTCTTTTATATTCCCAACTTACAACTTAGGTTTATCGATCCGCTTTCTACGTTTTCCACTCATGATCATTGCAGGAATCCTTGGCCTTTACGGCATTTTTCTTTTCTTGCTTGCTTTGCTTATTCACTTGACGAAATTGAAGTCTTTTGGTGTGCCCTATCTTTCCTCAGCAGCAGCTACGAACAGCGCTGGACTGAAGGATGTCCTGATGCGTTTACCCTGGTGGAAACGAACAAAAGGTAACTGA